The following coding sequences are from one Agelaius phoeniceus isolate bAgePho1 chromosome 24, bAgePho1.hap1, whole genome shotgun sequence window:
- the UBXN10 gene encoding UBX domain-containing protein 10 translates to MATAAFQDSAPAQLRFPLGTATLPWGSTITMHVSRPKSAKGQRPSLSHCQGTEACPCHVPSSLPAASPRELVKSRRAPLTKAAFPPAKVSPGKIPKLLQQVPLKTSSSSSSSSLNRYRVLPSIGRKGTGSSAVEALAERTNRLGVSEGQEDAPKATKAFSGGQGSASTLSGSGIPTEESSHVHCAPEQWGGQGRQESPRVLPASLEEPHVLLAVRSPSGQRFEHHFKPSDSLQTVLAVAGQKLLANYQHCSLETMEVPRRSFSDLTKSLQECRILPKSVLCIRQDEQHDAADL, encoded by the coding sequence ATGGCCACAGCGGCTTTCCAGGACTCAGCACCAGCTCAGCTCCGCTTccctctgggcacagccactCTGCCGTGGGGCAGCACCATCACCATGCACGTCTCCAGGCCCAAATCTGCCAAGGGACAGAGGCCAAGCTTGAGCCACTGTCAGGGCACGGAAGCCTGTCCGTGCCACGTGCCAAGTTCCCTGCCGGCAGCCTCTCCTCGGGAACTGGTGAAGAGCCGGAGAGCGCCGCTCACAAAAGCGGCGTTCCCTCCTGCCAAGGTGTCTCCTGGGAAAATCCCAAAGCTCCTGCAGCAAGTGCCTTTGAagacctcctcctcctcctcctcctcctccctgaaCAGGTACCGGGTGCTCCCCTCCATCGGCCggaagggcacagggagcagcgcCGTGGAAGCCTTGGCTGAACGCACCAACCGGCTGGGAGTGAGCGAGGGCCAGGAGgatgctccaaaagccaccaaGGCTTTTTCTGGAGGACAGGGATCTGCCAGCACACTGTCAGGAAGTGGCATTCCCACTGAAGAGAGCTCACACGTGCACTGTGCCCCTGAGcagtggggagggcaggggaggcaggagagTCCCCGGGTGCTCCCTGCAAGCCTGGAAGAGCCGCACGTGCTGCTCGCTGTCCGctctccctctgggcagaggtTTGAGCACCACTTCAAGCCCTCTGACAGCCTCCAGACCGTCCTTGCTGTGGCAGGACAGAAACTGTTGGCCAACTACCaacactgcagccttgaaacCATGGAGGTGCCCCGGAGGAGCTTCTCTGACCTTACCAAGTCCCTTCAGGAGTGCAGGATCCTGCCCAAGTCCGTGCTGTGCATCCGACAGGACGAGCAGCACGATGCAGCAGATCTTTAG